One window of Candidatus Neptunochlamydia vexilliferae genomic DNA carries:
- a CDS encoding IS1634 family transposase, protein MMEEFSSKDMDHLGLVAGMCDEIGLVETINQITPPDPRAHLSAGECMKLMIINGLGFTSRPLYLEAQFFSTKPIKRLLGREIDEEEISDDRLGRALDRIYEADPEKIFSTIATQAAIRFNVNKRFQHLDSTSMSVHGEYEEGIGLIQFGYSKDNNPNLKQFMISLMSSQDGDVPLLAQTISGNTSDKKHFREVLKDLKKEIQEAEAPSYYVADSAFYVKETIEEVSKFTKWITRVPENITASRDLIRSLSKEEMSSYDNGYFASEVCSVYGGINQRWVVVFSQKAYDREVKTVERQVSKTEDKCKIEMNKFCRQEYSCKSDALKGLEAFRKKLKYHKCIFLATEETVKMEKRGRPKKTDKGKTIYRLKCILER, encoded by the coding sequence ATGATGGAAGAATTTTCGAGCAAAGATATGGACCACCTTGGATTGGTAGCAGGAATGTGTGATGAGATAGGATTAGTTGAGACAATTAACCAAATTACTCCACCCGACCCTCGTGCTCATCTTTCCGCCGGTGAGTGCATGAAATTAATGATCATTAATGGGCTTGGATTTACCTCTCGTCCTCTTTACCTTGAGGCACAGTTTTTTAGCACCAAGCCTATAAAACGGCTACTTGGACGTGAGATAGATGAGGAAGAAATTTCAGATGATCGCCTTGGAAGAGCACTTGATCGTATCTATGAGGCAGACCCCGAAAAGATCTTTTCTACAATTGCAACTCAGGCAGCGATTCGCTTCAATGTAAACAAGCGCTTTCAACACCTAGACAGTACTTCCATGAGCGTTCACGGAGAGTATGAAGAAGGGATAGGATTGATTCAGTTTGGGTACTCAAAAGATAATAACCCGAACCTTAAACAGTTTATGATTAGTCTTATGTCAAGTCAAGACGGAGATGTCCCTCTTTTAGCTCAGACGATTTCTGGAAATACCTCAGATAAGAAACATTTTCGAGAGGTGCTAAAGGATTTGAAAAAAGAGATTCAAGAAGCGGAAGCCCCCTCTTATTACGTCGCTGACAGTGCTTTTTATGTAAAAGAGACCATTGAAGAAGTATCGAAATTTACAAAATGGATCACTCGAGTCCCAGAGAATATCACAGCGAGCAGGGACCTTATAAGAAGCCTCTCAAAAGAGGAGATGTCTTCGTATGACAATGGGTACTTTGCTTCTGAAGTCTGCAGCGTTTATGGGGGTATCAACCAGAGATGGGTGGTTGTTTTTTCGCAAAAAGCCTATGACAGAGAGGTTAAGACGGTAGAAAGGCAAGTATCTAAAACAGAGGACAAATGCAAGATCGAAATGAATAAGTTTTGTCGACAAGAGTATTCATGTAAGTCAGATGCACTAAAAGGCCTGGAAGCTTTTAGAAAAAAATTAAAGTATCATAAATGTATCTTCCTAGCCACTGAAGAAACAGTCAAAATGGAGAAGAGAGGTCGACCTAAAAAAACAGATAAGGGTAAGACCATCTATCGGTTAAAATGCATCTTAGAAAGA
- a CDS encoding Rossmann-like fold-containing protein — MSATSDLQKPVFHPIIDGDFTFYQNDSGKVVATPPGGNVNQVFPVELPDIDRPLSTARKVQYVLQNFHLLPKYDDKKVLFKPIPPENKTWVKHIEYRLPKRESREVATPIVCSNGALCYAVDNKVFLLDCSTNNTRQHHTHSVPVTAIGELPDGSLLIGDEEGKISTRKEKVWEAPKSKKRNRRTKKPTFIKQKIHEITPINKEHCIIKLFPSCKKVIINITTGKDVQELDRCSDMTQLVNGILVSEKDKKLVTLKWQGDKCIELDHSYTCPDNLMIGRFEAVSDTSIAILFYDKEKKAESPKLGVWNVVDDSTSYYEDEKLVKALKENRLTALNDGAFAIDFTLSPSVYVEIYSEGKWLDHIQAGNWGINDKIRLADGSFMFGTNTQGAGIHVISRDGNLVFSKGKEIGLSDDRDPIQSLTALPSGSVAVQTRKTMMILEPKIRGKDSFTKPNRGTKRKKTTDDISTRKNQKTSSSSSSTSSSNLIPTREEQLKALEKFKTKKCKKRLLIGEGDFSYTKALIEKHYNHLKLPEAITATEYRTCVASKEVSNNIKRLKSLGVTIELGVDGTKIHQQFQKKRFKRIHWNGPYGYLGKDSEERFKGTVAKFFQSASEIQLPKDRIYIALRADLGLATKQRAHELVFSSFSTGYRLISKRKFGPERYPGYSLKKTGTTDKVTQGFNNSIRQQEFVFEKAPQSEIYTQGTALEKAIGLMGKQQKTYTIKSDKTNNNSSSSSSSSSSSSSSSSHSSSSLEKLKDCYFVCSTDEDSSDYWDSSSDSEL, encoded by the coding sequence ATGTCAGCAACCAGCGATCTTCAAAAACCTGTGTTCCACCCAATAATCGATGGAGACTTTACCTTTTATCAGAATGACTCTGGGAAAGTTGTAGCAACTCCGCCAGGCGGAAATGTTAACCAGGTATTTCCTGTTGAACTTCCAGATATCGACCGCCCCCTAAGCACAGCCAGAAAGGTTCAGTACGTGCTTCAAAATTTTCACCTGCTCCCTAAATATGATGATAAAAAGGTCTTATTTAAACCAATTCCTCCTGAAAATAAAACTTGGGTTAAACATATTGAATATCGATTACCTAAGCGAGAATCCCGAGAGGTTGCTACTCCTATCGTTTGCTCCAATGGAGCTCTATGCTACGCGGTCGATAATAAAGTCTTCCTATTGGATTGCTCGACTAATAATACTCGTCAGCACCATACCCATAGTGTCCCAGTGACTGCTATAGGAGAGCTCCCGGATGGAAGTCTCCTTATTGGCGATGAAGAAGGAAAAATAAGCACAAGAAAAGAAAAAGTTTGGGAGGCACCAAAAAGCAAAAAAAGAAATAGAAGAACGAAAAAGCCAACTTTTATTAAGCAAAAAATTCACGAAATCACTCCTATTAATAAAGAGCATTGCATTATTAAACTTTTTCCTTCTTGTAAAAAAGTAATCATCAACATTACAACTGGCAAGGATGTCCAAGAACTAGACAGGTGTTCAGATATGACACAACTTGTCAATGGAATTCTTGTTTCTGAGAAGGACAAGAAGTTGGTTACGTTAAAGTGGCAAGGGGATAAATGTATAGAACTTGATCATTCTTATACCTGTCCAGACAATCTAATGATAGGGCGTTTTGAAGCTGTTTCAGATACCTCCATAGCCATTCTATTTTATGATAAGGAAAAAAAAGCCGAGAGCCCTAAGTTGGGTGTATGGAACGTTGTAGATGATTCAACCTCTTACTATGAAGACGAAAAGCTTGTTAAAGCCCTAAAAGAAAATCGGTTAACCGCGCTAAACGACGGTGCTTTTGCTATCGATTTCACTTTGAGCCCATCGGTATATGTAGAGATCTATTCCGAAGGAAAGTGGCTAGATCACATACAAGCAGGAAATTGGGGAATCAATGATAAAATTCGGCTTGCAGATGGCTCTTTTATGTTTGGCACCAATACTCAAGGTGCTGGAATTCATGTTATTTCAAGAGATGGAAACCTAGTATTTTCTAAAGGGAAAGAAATTGGTCTTTCTGATGACCGTGACCCTATCCAATCTTTAACAGCACTCCCCTCTGGTTCTGTTGCCGTTCAGACACGTAAAACAATGATGATTCTTGAGCCTAAAATCAGAGGAAAAGACTCTTTCACTAAACCTAATAGAGGAACAAAAAGAAAGAAAACCACTGATGACATTTCAACTAGAAAAAACCAAAAAACTTCAAGTTCCTCTTCTTCTACATCATCTTCCAACCTAATCCCAACGAGAGAAGAACAACTTAAAGCCCTCGAAAAATTTAAAACTAAAAAGTGTAAGAAACGTTTACTTATAGGAGAGGGCGACTTCTCCTACACCAAAGCTCTGATTGAAAAGCATTATAACCATCTCAAACTACCTGAAGCTATTACTGCTACAGAATATCGTACATGCGTTGCGTCCAAAGAAGTTTCTAATAATATTAAACGCTTGAAGTCCCTGGGTGTGACTATTGAACTTGGGGTTGACGGTACAAAGATCCATCAACAATTTCAGAAAAAACGGTTTAAAAGAATTCACTGGAATGGTCCCTATGGATACCTTGGCAAAGATTCAGAGGAACGCTTTAAAGGAACAGTCGCAAAGTTTTTTCAATCTGCTTCTGAGATTCAGTTACCAAAGGATCGCATTTATATTGCTTTAAGGGCGGACCTCGGCTTAGCTACTAAACAAAGAGCACATGAACTTGTATTTAGTTCTTTCTCGACAGGTTATCGCTTGATCAGCAAGCGAAAATTCGGTCCCGAAAGATATCCAGGCTATAGCTTAAAAAAAACTGGCACAACTGATAAGGTTACTCAAGGATTTAACAACTCCATTCGGCAGCAAGAATTTGTCTTTGAAAAAGCCCCTCAAAGTGAAATTTACACACAAGGAACCGCCTTAGAAAAAGCTATAGGACTTATGGGCAAACAACAGAAGACCTATACAATTAAGAGCGATAAAACAAACAACAACAGTAGCTCTTCTTCTAGCTCGTCATCTTCAAGCTCGAGTTCAAGCAGCCATTCATCGAGCTCTTTAGAAAAACTGAAAGACTGCTACTTTGTTTGTAGTACCGATGAAGATTCATCGGACTATTGGGACTCTTCCTCTGATTCAGAACTTTAG
- a CDS encoding AAA family ATPase codes for MFIGREKELKSLKSRLACGSASFVAVKGRRRIGKSRLIEEFSKDFSKKYLFTGIPPTPGVTKEMQRAEFVKQMANQGLPKIQHDDWSDLFSFLGKEAQKGSVLIALDEISWMGSKDSAFLGKLKIAWDQFFEKNPKLVLIVASSISNWIDKNILNNTGFFGRIDLILRLKELSIGDSCLFWGSRSKAISPYEKLKLLSITGGVPRYLKAINPKVTAEENIKELCFSEQGLLFNEFEQIFHDLFSKRSNLYKEIVESLASNHSLSQIEICKRIQRANGRLISEYLKDLTEAGFISADFTWDIKKCKVSRLRKYRLSDNYLRFYLKYVAPFRQKILKGDFEEASLHQIIQWEVIMGLQFENLVIHNRKELLNKLNISPIDCDFDGPFFQTKTAERKGCQIDYLIQAKSVLYVCEIKFSKHPIGTQVIEEMEKKIEALAIPRHVSYRPILVHVNGVSNEVILKDYFDQIVDWSELLT; via the coding sequence ATGTTTATAGGAAGAGAGAAAGAGCTAAAGTCGCTAAAAAGTAGGCTAGCTTGTGGTTCAGCAAGCTTCGTTGCAGTTAAGGGGCGCAGGCGTATTGGAAAAAGTCGCTTGATTGAAGAGTTCTCAAAGGACTTTTCCAAGAAGTATCTATTTACGGGAATCCCTCCAACTCCTGGCGTTACAAAAGAAATGCAAAGAGCAGAATTTGTAAAGCAAATGGCTAATCAAGGACTTCCAAAAATCCAACATGATGATTGGAGCGATCTCTTTTCTTTTTTGGGAAAAGAGGCTCAGAAGGGCTCGGTCCTTATTGCTTTAGATGAAATCTCTTGGATGGGCTCTAAAGACTCCGCATTTTTAGGTAAGCTGAAAATTGCTTGGGACCAGTTTTTTGAGAAAAATCCTAAACTGGTACTCATTGTAGCAAGCTCTATATCGAACTGGATCGATAAAAATATCTTAAACAACACCGGTTTTTTTGGAAGGATTGACCTGATTCTCAGACTCAAGGAACTCTCGATAGGGGATAGCTGTCTTTTTTGGGGGAGTCGATCGAAAGCTATTTCCCCTTACGAAAAACTCAAATTGCTCAGCATTACGGGAGGAGTTCCCAGGTACCTTAAAGCGATTAACCCAAAAGTGACAGCGGAAGAAAATATCAAGGAGCTTTGTTTTTCTGAGCAGGGGTTGCTTTTTAATGAGTTCGAACAAATTTTCCATGACCTCTTTTCGAAAAGAAGCAATCTCTACAAAGAGATTGTGGAATCGCTAGCAAGCAACCACTCCCTATCTCAAATCGAAATATGTAAAAGAATTCAAAGGGCCAATGGGAGATTAATCTCTGAGTATTTAAAAGACCTTACAGAGGCGGGTTTTATCTCTGCTGACTTTACCTGGGATATTAAAAAGTGCAAGGTAAGTAGGCTGCGCAAGTATAGGCTAAGCGATAACTATCTCCGGTTTTACCTGAAATATGTTGCTCCCTTTAGGCAGAAAATTTTAAAAGGGGACTTCGAAGAGGCTTCACTGCATCAAATCATTCAGTGGGAAGTGATTATGGGGCTCCAATTTGAAAACCTTGTCATTCATAATAGAAAAGAGCTTCTGAATAAATTGAATATTTCTCCCATAGATTGCGATTTTGATGGTCCATTCTTTCAAACAAAAACAGCTGAGAGGAAGGGGTGCCAAATCGACTATCTCATTCAAGCAAAGAGTGTGTTGTATGTCTGCGAAATAAAATTTTCTAAACATCCAATTGGAACGCAAGTTATTGAGGAGATGGAAAAAAAGATCGAAGCCCTTGCGATCCCACGGCATGTCTCCTACCGTCCGATCCTCGTCCATGTCAATGGTGTATCTAATGAAGTGATCTTGAAAGATTACTTTGATCAAATCGTTGATTGGTCAGAGTTATTAACCTGA
- a CDS encoding tetratricopeptide repeat protein → MKTNWIELLGWSKEQIEDIRFAGYSFLKQGQYEHALKFFEVLAVLPEEDPYDFQTLGGLYLQVGNNLSALNYLEKALSFDPDHEPTLLNRTKALFLLGYKRQALAQAAQLERSSDPYIADQARALTLAYS, encoded by the coding sequence ATGAAAACAAATTGGATAGAGCTCCTCGGCTGGAGCAAAGAGCAGATTGAAGACATTCGCTTTGCTGGCTACTCTTTCCTTAAGCAGGGGCAGTACGAACACGCCTTAAAGTTTTTCGAAGTTCTTGCCGTCCTCCCCGAAGAAGATCCTTACGACTTTCAAACCCTCGGTGGACTTTACCTTCAAGTGGGCAACAATCTTTCAGCCTTAAACTATCTCGAAAAAGCGTTGAGCTTTGACCCGGACCACGAGCCTACCCTTCTCAATCGGACCAAAGCCCTTTTTCTTCTCGGCTACAAGAGACAGGCGCTCGCCCAAGCTGCCCAGCTTGAGCGAAGCTCCGACCCCTATATCGCTGACCAAGCCCGCGCTCTGACTCTTGCTTATAGCTAA
- a CDS encoding DUF5399 family protein: protein MPEPRTIDNLGVETSVRWAQDQAYLDKTFTKESPFISLSTSVDVAAPFFESEFDSLFQTNQRLAPWAFLLAPKGYNLQKMRLFTFQTIPSLGTEEFLTAQAQKIQDKVEAAKKQRAERRKTGKGSEYAWEDEREEEEEVRESKTLLALLDYLQMADTLLGEINGRRNQYSKG, encoded by the coding sequence ATGCCAGAACCAAGAACCATTGATAATTTAGGGGTTGAGACATCGGTCCGTTGGGCCCAGGACCAAGCCTATCTCGACAAAACTTTCACGAAAGAGTCCCCCTTTATTTCACTCAGCACTTCGGTCGATGTGGCAGCTCCCTTTTTTGAAAGTGAGTTTGACAGCCTTTTTCAGACAAACCAGCGCCTTGCCCCTTGGGCCTTCCTTCTTGCTCCCAAAGGGTATAACCTCCAAAAGATGCGCCTTTTTACCTTTCAGACGATTCCCTCTTTGGGAACCGAAGAATTTCTCACCGCTCAGGCGCAAAAGATCCAAGACAAAGTAGAGGCAGCTAAAAAGCAGCGCGCTGAGAGGCGAAAAACGGGAAAGGGCTCTGAGTATGCCTGGGAAGATGAACGAGAAGAAGAGGAAGAGGTGCGGGAGTCTAAGACCCTCCTTGCCCTTCTTGACTATCTCCAGATGGCCGATACCCTCCTTGGAGAAATCAACGGCCGCCGCAACCAATATTCTAAAGGGTGA
- a CDS encoding penicillin-binding transpeptidase domain-containing protein — translation MKKNNRRLLGISFFTLTLFCFIIIQFYKLQIVEGKKWSKQAKAQHQFSVVEPYRRGRFFANNVLKEKHPKQEDPIVFDVKRYHLYADPIAIPQEAREEIIEKVSELLAIQDKKWVGEQLEKKSRSRRLKMWLSEVDKKLLNTWWRPFARWKKIPSNALYFQEDYKRAYPYGKLLGPVLHTVRDDRDPKTRQAIPTGGLELKFDAELRGKKGKRLRLRSPRHTLEEGLLVDPSEDGADVYLTIDRYIQAIAEEEIERAVKEAGAKSGWAVMMNPHTGEIYALAQYPFFDPSNYRTYYNDPEKTKATKIGAITDCFEPGSTMKPISVAIGMLANKELERQGKETIFDPVAVIPTHDGMFPGRKQPIRDTRRHEYLNMYLAIQKSSNIYVAKLIQRVIATLGDQWYRDQLAGVFGFGKATGIELPSETAGLLPSLDKHYGNGRPQWSIPTPYSLSFGYNLLVTSMQLLRAYALLCNGGYEVQPTLVKKIVKGGEVIFDHSNEECKQVFDPEISREIIYALKSVTKLGGGGFRADIPGYTQAGKTGTTEKIVHGTYSKKHHYSSFIGFTPAFEPKFLLYVAIDEPEYRYLPGIGATYFGGRCAAPVFRQIMQKTYRYLGIPPDDPDNTDWAEEIEILESLYRKYN, via the coding sequence GTGAAAAAAAATAATCGTCGCCTCCTTGGAATTTCATTTTTTACCCTCACCCTTTTTTGCTTCATTATCATCCAGTTTTATAAGTTGCAAATTGTCGAGGGGAAAAAGTGGTCAAAACAGGCAAAAGCGCAACACCAGTTTTCTGTCGTAGAGCCTTACCGGCGGGGCCGTTTTTTTGCCAATAACGTCCTTAAGGAAAAACATCCCAAGCAAGAGGATCCGATTGTTTTTGATGTGAAGCGGTACCATCTCTATGCCGATCCCATTGCAATTCCTCAAGAGGCGCGCGAAGAGATTATAGAAAAAGTCTCTGAACTTCTTGCCATTCAAGACAAAAAGTGGGTGGGAGAGCAGCTGGAGAAAAAATCGCGGAGTCGCCGCCTAAAAATGTGGCTAAGCGAGGTCGATAAAAAACTCTTAAATACCTGGTGGCGCCCCTTTGCTCGGTGGAAAAAAATTCCTTCCAATGCCCTTTATTTTCAAGAAGATTATAAGCGCGCTTACCCTTATGGAAAACTTTTGGGCCCGGTCCTTCATACGGTCCGCGATGACCGCGATCCAAAGACCCGACAGGCGATTCCGACAGGCGGGCTTGAGCTGAAATTTGACGCAGAGCTGCGAGGTAAGAAGGGGAAAAGGCTCCGTCTCCGCTCTCCAAGACATACGTTAGAAGAGGGGCTTTTGGTCGACCCTTCCGAAGATGGTGCCGATGTCTACCTCACTATCGATCGATACATTCAAGCAATTGCTGAAGAGGAAATTGAGCGGGCTGTCAAAGAGGCGGGAGCCAAAAGTGGGTGGGCCGTGATGATGAACCCTCATACAGGAGAGATCTATGCTCTTGCTCAATACCCTTTTTTTGATCCCTCTAACTACCGGACCTACTATAACGATCCAGAGAAAACAAAGGCGACAAAGATTGGAGCGATCACCGATTGTTTTGAGCCAGGATCGACGATGAAACCGATCTCTGTTGCGATTGGAATGCTTGCAAATAAGGAACTGGAAAGGCAAGGCAAGGAGACGATTTTTGATCCGGTCGCGGTGATCCCCACCCATGATGGGATGTTTCCAGGAAGGAAACAGCCAATCCGCGATACCCGAAGGCATGAGTATCTCAATATGTATTTGGCGATCCAAAAATCGTCAAATATCTATGTGGCAAAATTGATTCAGCGGGTGATCGCCACCTTAGGGGATCAGTGGTATCGAGACCAGCTTGCAGGGGTCTTTGGTTTTGGAAAAGCAACGGGGATCGAGCTCCCTTCCGAAACAGCAGGCCTTTTGCCCTCTTTAGACAAACATTATGGAAATGGACGTCCCCAATGGTCGATTCCTACCCCTTATTCTCTTTCCTTTGGGTACAATTTGCTTGTAACAAGTATGCAGCTCTTAAGAGCTTATGCCCTCCTTTGCAATGGAGGATATGAAGTTCAGCCCACCCTTGTTAAAAAAATTGTGAAGGGGGGGGAGGTGATCTTTGACCATTCAAACGAGGAGTGCAAGCAAGTTTTTGATCCAGAAATTAGCCGAGAAATCATTTATGCGTTAAAATCGGTTACAAAGTTAGGAGGAGGAGGCTTCCGGGCAGACATTCCCGGCTATACCCAAGCAGGAAAAACTGGAACAACAGAAAAAATTGTGCATGGAACCTACTCTAAAAAGCACCACTACTCAAGCTTCATCGGTTTTACTCCCGCATTTGAACCAAAGTTTCTCCTTTATGTGGCAATCGATGAGCCCGAATACCGTTACTTGCCAGGGATTGGAGCGACCTACTTTGGAGGACGGTGCGCTGCCCCTGTTTTTAGACAAATCATGCAAAAGACCTATCGCTATTTGGGAATTCCTCCCGATGACCCCGACAATACCGATTGGGCAGAAGAAATAGAAATTTTAGAGTCACTGTATAGGAAGTATAATTGA
- a CDS encoding UDP-N-acetylmuramoyl-L-alanyl-D-glutamate--2,6-diaminopimelate ligase — protein MKLKKLLKDLDVEVKGSREVEVTGISAHSQFVVPGNLFIARKGKSYDGTEFIPKAVETGAVAILTDFYNPFLQGVVQIITPKIALLEALLAKRYYETEKTPLFLVGITGTNGKTTTAYLVHHLLAHCGLMGTIETVMGKQRFPSKLTTADVVTNHKLLREMGDQGLKAVVMEVTSHALDQNRVEGMHFDIGVFTNLSQDHLDYHGTMEAYLKAKLKLFKQCKETIYNKDDAAADKFSEGMTFAIEQEANLVAKNIHFSLEGTTFDLHYKGKITPFQSQLMGRYNVYNCLAALAVALKKGERMGVLQKKLATFGGVPGRLERIANAKGIYLFVDFAHTPEALSKVLETLHSIKKGRIITIFGCGGERDQDKRPKMARAAEEYSDQVIITSDNPRSEDPLTICQEVAKGLIQEPLIEVDRRAAIERGIFMAKEGDILLIAGRGHEPFQKIEGRQIPFDDREVAREFINR, from the coding sequence ATGAAGCTCAAAAAGCTCTTAAAAGATTTAGATGTGGAAGTCAAGGGGAGCCGGGAGGTCGAGGTAACGGGGATCTCTGCCCACTCCCAATTTGTCGTGCCAGGAAATCTCTTCATTGCCCGGAAGGGAAAGTCTTATGATGGAACCGAATTTATTCCAAAAGCGGTGGAGACAGGAGCGGTTGCCATTCTTACCGACTTTTATAACCCTTTCCTCCAAGGGGTTGTTCAAATTATTACTCCAAAAATTGCCCTTTTAGAAGCGCTTTTAGCCAAGCGTTACTACGAAACCGAAAAAACCCCTCTCTTCTTAGTGGGGATTACGGGGACCAATGGGAAGACAACGACTGCTTATCTTGTGCACCACCTCCTTGCTCACTGCGGCTTGATGGGGACGATCGAAACGGTGATGGGGAAGCAGCGGTTTCCTTCAAAGCTCACCACTGCCGATGTGGTGACCAACCATAAACTCCTCCGGGAGATGGGAGATCAAGGGCTCAAAGCAGTGGTGATGGAGGTGACCTCCCACGCTTTGGATCAAAACCGCGTTGAAGGGATGCATTTTGATATTGGGGTTTTTACTAATCTTTCCCAAGACCATCTCGACTACCACGGAACGATGGAGGCTTACCTCAAGGCAAAGCTTAAGCTCTTTAAGCAGTGCAAAGAGACGATCTATAACAAGGATGATGCTGCAGCCGATAAGTTTTCAGAAGGGATGACCTTTGCGATCGAGCAAGAAGCCAACCTTGTCGCCAAAAATATCCATTTTTCGCTCGAAGGAACCACCTTTGACCTCCATTACAAAGGAAAGATCACGCCATTTCAGTCGCAGCTTATGGGACGTTACAATGTGTATAACTGTTTAGCAGCCCTTGCTGTCGCTTTGAAAAAAGGAGAGCGGATGGGAGTGCTCCAAAAGAAGCTTGCGACGTTCGGAGGAGTTCCTGGAAGACTTGAAAGGATTGCAAACGCTAAGGGAATCTATCTTTTTGTCGACTTTGCCCATACCCCCGAAGCCCTTTCTAAAGTTTTAGAGACCCTTCACTCCATTAAGAAGGGGAGAATCATCACCATCTTTGGATGTGGGGGAGAAAGAGACCAAGATAAACGGCCTAAAATGGCACGCGCTGCTGAAGAGTATTCGGACCAGGTCATCATCACCTCTGACAATCCCCGCAGTGAAGATCCTCTCACGATCTGTCAGGAGGTGGCAAAAGGGCTGATCCAAGAGCCATTGATCGAAGTGGATCGAAGAGCAGCCATTGAGAGAGGGATTTTCATGGCAAAAGAAGGTGATATTCTTCTGATTGCGGGGAGAGGACACGAACCTTTTCAGAAAATCGAGGGGCGACAAATCCCTTTTGATGATCGAGAGGTAGCGCGAGAATTCATAAACCGCTAG
- a CDS encoding N-acetylmuramoyl-L-alanine amidase family protein, translating to MFKIILCMVLPVMLYAAAPPKQLIVIDPGHGGFDIGAQVQTLKEKALALKTATLVKEYLHKKGYRVILTRSRDVFISLKKRTTIANDTKSKLFVSIHFNSFRGQKPHGIEIYYYNKGSKWRQNASKKLAQLVLNGMITATGAHSRGVKQGNFHVIRETQMPAILIEGGFMTNPGEHAKLRSQAYLDKMALSIANGIDKYLKS from the coding sequence ATGTTTAAAATTATTCTGTGCATGGTCCTACCTGTAATGCTTTATGCTGCAGCCCCTCCAAAACAGCTCATTGTGATTGACCCAGGCCATGGAGGATTTGACATTGGGGCGCAGGTCCAAACGCTCAAAGAAAAAGCCCTCGCGCTCAAAACCGCTACCTTGGTGAAAGAGTATCTCCATAAAAAAGGGTACCGGGTGATTTTGACCCGGAGTCGCGATGTTTTTATTTCCTTGAAGAAGCGGACCACCATTGCCAATGACACCAAGAGCAAACTCTTTGTTAGCATCCACTTTAATTCGTTTCGGGGACAAAAACCCCATGGGATTGAGATTTACTACTATAATAAAGGGTCAAAGTGGCGCCAAAATGCGTCGAAAAAGCTTGCCCAACTCGTTTTAAATGGGATGATTACTGCAACGGGGGCCCATAGTCGTGGGGTGAAGCAGGGAAATTTTCATGTCATTCGAGAGACGCAGATGCCTGCGATTTTGATCGAAGGGGGCTTTATGACCAATCCAGGGGAGCATGCCAAGCTTAGAAGTCAGGCCTATCTCGATAAAATGGCCCTTTCGATCGCTAATGGGATTGACAAATACTTAAAATCATAA